DNA from Algisphaera agarilytica:
CCCCGAATTCTGCGTAAATCGCTTGTGGTATTTGGTTTATCAGGCCGTAATGTCGAGCAGGGAGCCCAGGGACGCCTGCTGCATGGCGATGCCCGCCGCCGCGGTGCTGGCCTGAGCCAGGGTCTGGTTTCGCAGCAGTTCCGCGGTCTGCTGGGCGTAGTCGGTGTCGCGAATCATCGACCGTGTCTGAGCGGTGCTCTGTATGGTCTGCTCGACCACCTGCAGCCGGCTGCTCACGATGTTTTTCTGAAACGCCCCGATCTCGCCGCGGAGGGTGGCCAAGGCCTGCTGGGTCGGCACCGAGCTGGCGAGGTTGGGCAGCTCGAGTCGGCCGCCGCCGACCTGGAGCGAGTAGGTGCCGTTGAAGAGCTTGACGCCGTTGAACGCCGCGGAGTTAGTGATGCGGGTGACGGCCTGCTGATTCGCGGCGAACTGGTTCCTGAGTGCTTCGGCCTCACCCGGGGCGAGGCCCGCCGTGTTGGAGAGTTGCACCTCGAGCCCGGCGTTGACTACCAACAGATCCGACGCAGCGGAGAGGTAGCCGTCGGCTGTGCTGGCAATCGTGTCCACCCGACGCAGCGTGTACGCCTCGGCTTCCAGAGCCTCAAGCACCGCGGCGAGGTTTTCCGAGGAAATCAAACCCGACGGGTCGTCCGCCGCGCGGTTGATGCGCTGCCCGGTTGCGAGCGGCGCGGTGCTGCCCTGGACCCGCTGAAACGCGTTGCCCAGACGCCCGAGCGTGGCCGAGAGGTTGCTGATCGAATTGGAGGCTCCCACCATCACGCCGATAATCAACGATTTGGCGGGCGCAAAAACCAGCCCGGCCGGATAATCCGGGCCGGGCCAGAAGAGGTGGGGCGTTACAAACGGCAAGGTTTGCCAGGGTTTTCGAGTCCGAACCCCGGAGCGATGCGGGTCGCTTAGCGGAGCGAGGCGTTGCCCCGGCCGTTCCAGTAGCCGTTGTCCGCGGTGCCGTCGCCGTTGTAGTCATCGATGATGTCTCGGCCGAGCGCTTCGCCGTGACCGTCGGCAAACGTGAAGCCTGCGGTGTCACCGGAGTTGCGGGTTGCCGGGGCGGAGCGGTAGTCGTATTCAAACTCGGGGTCATAGCTCCCCGAGCCCGCGTTTTCATCGTCGCCGCCTTCGTAGTAGGCGTAGCCCGAGCCGACCCCTTTGCCGTTGCCTTTGGAGCCGTAGTTGATCGAACCGATCGGCGGGTCCAGGGCGTAGACCGCCGCTCCGCCATCCCCGGGATCGTTTGCCGAGCTTCCGTCCCGCGAACCGGTGGTGTCGCCGAATGCCACGGTTTCCGAGGCCGCGAGTACATCGCGGCTGGCGCGGGCGTGGTAGGTCGGCGTGGGCCGGGCGTTACCGAGGTATTGGAAGTTGTAGCCGTAGCCGCCGTGGCGG
Protein-coding regions in this window:
- a CDS encoding flagellin, which codes for MPFVTPHLFWPGPDYPAGLVFAPAKSLIIGVMVGASNSISNLSATLGRLGNAFQRVQGSTAPLATGQRINRAADDPSGLISSENLAAVLEALEAEAYTLRRVDTIASTADGYLSAASDLLVVNAGLEVQLSNTAGLAPGEAEALRNQFAANQQAVTRITNSAAFNGVKLFNGTYSLQVGGGRLELPNLASSVPTQQALATLRGEIGAFQKNIVSSRLQVVEQTIQSTAQTRSMIRDTDYAQQTAELLRNQTLAQASTAAAGIAMQQASLGSLLDITA
- a CDS encoding type II secretion system protein, which gives rise to MLSAPRRFASPAQTISPKGFTLIELLVVISIIALLIGILLPALGAARSSAKSIANLSNLRQIGIATVAYTTEQKGYYPMHSSSTSTSSVGGTKPRWADYLYPYMNNTDIFLSPNLDAREIASGFTKAFFHQYSDTPAHLAALPSITPVASANPPASGEEARHGGYGYNFQYLGNARPTPTYHARASRDVLAASETVAFGDTTGSRDGSSANDPGDGGAAVYALDPPIGSINYGSKGNGKGVGSGYAYYEGGDDENAGSGSYDPEFEYDYRSAPATRNSGDTAGFTFADGHGEALGRDIIDDYNGDGTADNGYWNGRGNASLR